Proteins found in one Quercus robur chromosome 2, dhQueRobu3.1, whole genome shotgun sequence genomic segment:
- the LOC126713755 gene encoding uncharacterized protein LOC126713755 encodes MNGDVEKMVAVGLVWGATNAIMRRGALLWDQALKSTPTPSPQHKLLSSLKNWFTLLSIWQYSIPFFINLSASATFFVILSHTPISLTVPVTNATTFAATAVFGMLLGEETRLAHALFGGEENKVINICLGEAIAVWKKCLSSYTTGIND; translated from the exons ATGAACGGAGACGTAGAGAAGATGGTGGCGGTGGGTCTAGTGTGGGGCGCCACCAACGCCATCATGCGCCGCGGCGCTCTCTTGTGGGACCAAGCTCTCAAATCCACTCCAACACCATCGCCACAACACAAATTGCTCTCTTCCCTCAAAAACTGGTTCACTCTCCTCTCTATCTGGCAATACTCCATCCCTTTCTTCATAAACCTCTCGGCCTCCGCTACTTTCTTCGTTATTCTAAGCCACACTCCCATCTCTCTCACCGTGCCCGTCACCAATGCCACCACATTTGCTGCGACTGCCGTCTTCGGAATGCTTTTAGGGGAAGAGACCCGCTTGGCCCACGCCTTGTTTG GAGGGGAAGAGAATAAAGTCATAAACATCTGTTTGGGGGAAGCCATTGCCGTTTGGAAAAAATGTCTTTCGTCTTATACAACAGGAATAAATGATTAA
- the LOC126713758 gene encoding uncharacterized protein LOC126713758 — MQMLVLLRTVEALMLKDLQEMRIKCCLSSMEGEVHGEVVPENVLQSDGGFESHVDISQGICGIKTKPTVGRPRGRLKSSLERTKKKSQSKKDQPKKTSGARQVQSRGGQNRVDSSVNINSHKEHSNVEQPSQLVDNITQESFSCSNLVGQDNVVGLNGLNQESFDCEFLVGQDHVGLYGLNQVLVDPDIDNF; from the exons ATGCAAATGTTGGTTCTATTAAGGACTGTTGAGGCATTGATGTTAAAG GATTTGCAAGAAATGAGAATTAAATGTTGTTTGTCCTCTATGGAGGGTGAGGTCCATGGTGAAGTTGTTCCCGAGAATGTTTTACAAAGTGACGGTGGATTTGAGTCACATGTGGACATTTCTCAAGGCATATGTGGGATCAAAACAAAACCTACTGTAGGTCGTCCAAGAGGAAGGTTGAAAAGTTCATtagaaaggacaaaaaaaaaatctcaaagtaAGAAGGATCAACCCAAAAAGACTAGTGGAGCAAGACAAGTTCAATCACGTGGTGGCCAAAATAGA GTCGATTCCTCAGTTAATATTAATTCTCACAAAGAACATAGTAATGTTGAACAACCATCACAATTAGTAGATAACATAACTCAG GAATCTTTCAGTTGTAGTAATTTGGTTGGACAAGACAATGTTGTTGGGTTAAATGGTTTGAATCAG GAATCTTTTGATTGTGAATTTTTAGTTGGACAAGATCATGTTGGGTTATATGGCTTGAATCAG GTTTTAGTAGATCCTGATATTGACAACTTTTGA